One genomic segment of Rubripirellula amarantea includes these proteins:
- a CDS encoding ABC transporter permease family protein encodes MVWFPAFVATIVLMVAAVAIAAVIGLAGAWAASTVQPSGVNPRKLAEPTSTERLFASTSSRFCGWLGARCVGWLGARCVGWFLGWFYWALVVAVVTPLILHAAAWEATAGKFGIGMLTQTGARVTAGDTYGVFAGFVATAWLHGLHGGAMVGLATLLGISRLPRSIREQACLDAGPWRRWWRVLLPLAAPWWTVALLATAGLAATEMTVADLYGYRTIADEFYRFFAVEPTLPSILVTCFLPMVLAATIVTYVFVSRRRIAYANAFREPHVDVDVVVDRAGGMTRFVAVVVMVVIAGLLVLIPLLGLINNIGQVVVRSGDDVEVAWSLKMALSRLWEAPRLFAAEYRWTTIISVASSVASLAIAWPLAAWVRRRARAAVGVDAMMVALICVPGPIAGLMVVHLFQFEVPGFRFLYQQTILPTMIALSFRTLPITYWLVKAGYVGIETSTLELAAMETTPLKSFWFIERPLLMRSLVLAGVAAAVASSGDLPATLPVVPAGVTTVAVRLFGLLHSGARYQEAALSLWYLAALFIVTRIAIRKL; translated from the coding sequence TTGGTTTGGTTTCCCGCCTTCGTTGCAACCATCGTTCTGATGGTCGCTGCCGTAGCGATTGCAGCGGTTATCGGGCTTGCAGGAGCATGGGCGGCGTCGACGGTTCAGCCTTCAGGGGTGAATCCGAGAAAACTCGCTGAGCCTACCTCAACCGAACGGCTTTTCGCTTCGACCAGCAGCCGTTTTTGCGGATGGTTGGGGGCACGGTGTGTTGGATGGTTGGGGGCACGGTGTGTTGGATGGTTTCTTGGATGGTTTTACTGGGCCTTGGTGGTGGCAGTGGTCACTCCGTTGATTCTCCATGCGGCGGCTTGGGAGGCTACGGCGGGAAAATTTGGCATCGGGATGCTGACCCAAACTGGGGCCCGAGTCACGGCCGGTGACACTTACGGAGTTTTCGCTGGGTTCGTGGCGACCGCATGGTTGCACGGTCTTCACGGCGGAGCGATGGTGGGATTGGCAACGCTGCTGGGCATTTCAAGACTGCCTCGCTCGATCCGTGAACAAGCCTGTTTGGACGCGGGGCCTTGGCGTCGTTGGTGGCGAGTCTTGTTGCCGCTCGCAGCACCCTGGTGGACCGTGGCGTTGTTGGCAACCGCCGGTTTAGCCGCTACGGAAATGACGGTCGCGGATCTGTACGGGTACCGAACGATCGCCGACGAATTCTACCGGTTCTTTGCCGTTGAGCCGACGTTGCCGTCAATCCTGGTGACCTGTTTCTTGCCGATGGTGTTGGCCGCGACCATCGTGACCTACGTCTTTGTTTCTCGTCGCCGGATCGCGTACGCCAATGCATTTCGCGAACCCCACGTCGATGTCGATGTCGTGGTGGACCGCGCGGGCGGCATGACGCGTTTCGTCGCCGTCGTTGTGATGGTGGTGATTGCCGGTCTGTTAGTTCTGATTCCTTTGCTGGGACTGATCAACAACATCGGTCAGGTGGTCGTTCGCTCGGGGGATGACGTCGAGGTCGCGTGGTCGCTTAAGATGGCGCTATCGCGTTTGTGGGAAGCACCTCGCTTGTTTGCAGCCGAATATCGTTGGACCACCATCATCTCGGTAGCGTCGAGTGTCGCGTCACTGGCAATCGCATGGCCGTTGGCGGCGTGGGTTCGGCGACGGGCAAGAGCAGCGGTGGGCGTCGATGCGATGATGGTGGCATTGATTTGCGTGCCCGGACCGATCGCGGGATTGATGGTGGTCCACCTCTTTCAGTTTGAAGTTCCCGGCTTTCGATTTCTGTATCAGCAAACGATTTTGCCAACGATGATCGCGTTATCCTTTCGAACGTTGCCGATCACGTATTGGTTAGTTAAGGCTGGGTATGTAGGAATTGAAACTTCAACACTCGAACTCGCGGCAATGGAAACCACGCCGCTCAAGTCGTTTTGGTTCATCGAGCGTCCACTCCTGATGCGTTCTCTCGTATTGGCTGGCGTTGCCGCCGCGGTAGCTTCGTCAGGCGATCTACCAGCGACGTTACCGGTCGTTCCCGCCGGAGTGACAACGGTTGCAGTGCGATTATTTGGCCTGCTGCACAGTGGCGCGCGATACCAAGAGGCTGCTTTATCGTTGTGGTATCTCGCCGCCCTGTTCATCGTGACACGAATCGCGATACGCAAACTTTAG
- a CDS encoding DUF1570 domain-containing protein — protein MPRLVILFFALNLAFAAISRSLAEDVSATADESPDIRRITFRDKDDTSRTILGEVMQEAQDGGVMMKCDDGRIWIIQPDQITDREKIADEYSPISPDEAAQRMLSELGDRFSVYQTPHYVILYDGSEVYAKQVGSLFEQLYKNFFTFWKNQRWQLPEPDHPLVAIVLKDHDSFLNHATAEIGPTAKSMIGYYNLASNQMTTFNVPNWERNVSTIIHEATHQLAYNCGLQQRYADNPMWVSEGLATFFESPDMRNPGRWRAIGRVNQVNLARWKSGIRNRPDDSLATLLASDQRYKDAETATFAYAEGWALTYFLIKTSRKEYVAYLQSLSQGKPLAERSARERVEMFEAAFGPLDKVDKSFLTYMRRVK, from the coding sequence ATGCCAAGGTTGGTCATTCTGTTTTTCGCGTTGAACTTGGCATTCGCTGCCATTTCTCGCTCACTTGCCGAGGACGTGTCGGCGACCGCTGATGAGTCGCCTGACATTCGACGCATCACGTTTCGAGATAAGGATGACACCTCTCGCACGATTCTTGGCGAAGTGATGCAGGAGGCCCAGGACGGTGGCGTGATGATGAAGTGCGACGATGGTCGTATTTGGATCATTCAGCCTGATCAAATCACGGATCGCGAGAAGATTGCGGACGAGTATTCGCCTATCTCGCCAGACGAAGCCGCACAACGAATGCTCAGCGAACTGGGCGACAGGTTCTCGGTTTACCAAACACCTCACTATGTGATTCTTTACGACGGTAGCGAGGTGTACGCCAAGCAAGTCGGATCGCTCTTTGAACAGCTCTATAAAAACTTCTTCACGTTTTGGAAGAACCAACGTTGGCAGTTGCCCGAGCCGGACCATCCTTTAGTCGCAATCGTGCTAAAGGACCATGATTCGTTTTTGAATCACGCGACCGCCGAGATAGGGCCCACGGCCAAGAGTATGATCGGGTACTACAATTTAGCTTCGAACCAAATGACAACCTTCAACGTTCCAAATTGGGAACGCAACGTGTCGACGATCATTCACGAAGCCACTCACCAACTTGCGTACAATTGCGGATTGCAACAACGCTATGCAGACAATCCGATGTGGGTGAGCGAAGGCTTGGCAACTTTCTTTGAATCGCCCGATATGCGAAACCCGGGTAGGTGGAGAGCGATTGGCCGCGTCAATCAAGTGAACTTGGCTCGGTGGAAAAGTGGCATCCGAAATCGCCCTGACGATTCCTTGGCAACCCTATTGGCTAGCGATCAACGATACAAGGATGCCGAGACTGCAACGTTTGCCTATGCCGAAGGTTGGGCGTTGACGTACTTCTTGATCAAAACCAGTCGCAAGGAATACGTCGCGTACTTGCAATCACTAAGCCAAGGTAAGCCCTTGGCTGAACGATCGGCACGTGAGCGAGTGGAAATGTTCGAAGCAGCGTTTGGTCCGCTCGATAAAGTCGACAAGTCTTTTCTAACTTACATGCGACGTGTGAAGTGA
- a CDS encoding sulfatase family protein, producing MKPITALLLSLLTASVLSAAEKPNIVYIICDDLGYGDVHCLAPETSKTETPGADALAKQGMVFTDAHSGSSVCSPTRYGVMTGRYSWRTRLQKGVVTGFAPSLIKEDRMTVAGFLRQQGYATAAIGKWHLDFEYLDPQTGESYSPKQVKLPPVGAKIPDGPVNRGFQYYHGFHHARNMKAVIENDRVIEHDSEINMLPRLTRKAVEYIDSRAGDGQPFFLYLPLGSPHTPIVPAKQWQGKSELGAYGDFVMQTDNVVIEVTEALERHGMTDKTLVIFTSDNGCSKAAGIPALAAKGHWVSAHMRGSKADIWDGGHRVPFIVRWPGKVEPRSSCDQLICLTDLFASVANIVDAELPPETCEDSVSFLPALLGKPIESTRAGVIHHSHSGHFAYRLGKWKLCLARGSGGWSSPTEAQVSADAAIAQLYDLENDPSEKTNLYESQPDVAERLLKQLESDVRRGRSTEGGETSNDISNIVLWKSGKNIDRAGALKAGALIKD from the coding sequence ATGAAACCGATTACCGCTTTGCTGTTGAGCCTGCTGACTGCGTCCGTGCTTTCGGCGGCCGAGAAACCCAACATCGTTTATATCATTTGCGATGATCTTGGTTACGGTGACGTGCATTGCTTGGCTCCTGAAACCTCGAAGACAGAAACTCCTGGTGCTGACGCGTTGGCGAAGCAGGGAATGGTGTTTACCGACGCACACTCCGGTTCCTCCGTCTGCTCGCCCACTCGCTATGGGGTGATGACAGGCCGTTACAGTTGGCGGACGCGATTGCAAAAAGGAGTGGTAACTGGATTCGCACCTAGTCTGATCAAAGAAGACCGGATGACGGTCGCTGGTTTTCTGCGACAGCAGGGCTACGCAACTGCGGCGATTGGGAAATGGCATTTGGATTTTGAGTACCTCGATCCCCAGACCGGTGAGTCCTATTCGCCCAAGCAGGTCAAGCTTCCGCCTGTCGGAGCAAAGATTCCAGACGGGCCAGTCAATCGAGGCTTTCAGTACTATCACGGCTTTCATCATGCGAGGAACATGAAGGCGGTAATCGAAAACGATCGAGTCATCGAACACGATTCCGAGATCAACATGTTGCCGCGTTTGACTCGCAAGGCGGTCGAATACATTGACTCGCGTGCCGGTGATGGCCAACCGTTCTTTTTGTACCTTCCGCTCGGTTCGCCCCACACACCGATCGTTCCGGCAAAGCAATGGCAGGGAAAAAGTGAACTTGGCGCTTACGGCGACTTTGTCATGCAGACGGATAACGTGGTCATCGAAGTTACCGAGGCTCTCGAGCGACACGGCATGACTGACAAAACACTGGTCATATTCACCAGTGACAATGGCTGCTCAAAAGCGGCTGGTATTCCGGCGTTGGCGGCTAAAGGGCATTGGGTTAGCGCTCACATGCGTGGGTCAAAGGCTGACATTTGGGACGGCGGTCATCGTGTTCCGTTCATTGTTCGCTGGCCGGGGAAAGTTGAGCCACGCTCAAGCTGCGACCAACTGATCTGCCTCACCGACCTGTTTGCAAGCGTCGCTAATATCGTCGATGCAGAACTGCCGCCCGAAACCTGCGAGGACAGCGTAAGCTTCCTGCCCGCTTTGCTGGGGAAACCGATCGAATCGACGCGTGCTGGTGTGATTCATCATTCGCACAGCGGTCATTTCGCTTATCGCTTGGGGAAGTGGAAGCTCTGTCTTGCCCGAGGTTCTGGGGGTTGGTCGTCTCCGACGGAGGCGCAGGTGTCGGCGGACGCCGCGATCGCGCAACTGTACGACTTGGAAAACGACCCAAGCGAGAAGACGAACCTTTATGAATCACAACCAGATGTTGCCGAGCGATTGCTCAAGCAACTTGAATCTGACGTGCGTAGAGGCCGAAGCACCGAAGGCGGTGAAACGTCGAACGATATCAGCAACATCGTGCTTTGGAAAAGCGGAAAGAACATCGACAGGGCTGGGGCTTTGAAAGCTGGGGCCTTGATAAAAGATTAG
- a CDS encoding DUF1559 family PulG-like putative transporter produces the protein MRLPSQRNAFTIVELLVVIAIIGILVSVLLPAVQAARGAARRVTCSNHAKQIALAMHNYHAAYKEFPAGSRQSSPYGFWWGMISQTLPFMEEGVRFESIDFGGGPCGEVMKDIQARGATDASSAPIETLLCPSDPRTEQQLLSGPNGPLPLSGDVGVLYPGNYLGMAGSEDVDITDTYGGCGGVVNGNGIFYTDKAHKFRDILDGTTQTIFFGERAIPDDLGWGWPICGGNECEHYVTSKLGLFMGNHEPTEYFTHLQHYWSWHGEGVHIAMADGSIHYITYNIDYETYTALSTRDEQDKIRNDYLSP, from the coding sequence TTGCGCCTTCCAAGCCAGCGAAACGCTTTCACGATTGTCGAACTGTTGGTCGTGATTGCGATCATCGGCATCCTGGTCTCGGTATTGCTGCCCGCAGTGCAAGCCGCTCGAGGCGCGGCTCGTCGAGTGACATGTTCCAACCATGCCAAACAAATTGCGTTGGCGATGCACAATTATCATGCTGCCTACAAAGAGTTCCCCGCCGGCAGTCGCCAATCGTCACCTTACGGATTTTGGTGGGGGATGATTTCGCAAACGCTGCCGTTCATGGAAGAAGGCGTGCGATTCGAATCTATCGACTTCGGTGGTGGTCCTTGCGGCGAAGTCATGAAGGACATCCAAGCACGCGGAGCCACCGATGCATCATCGGCTCCTATCGAAACGCTGTTGTGCCCGAGCGACCCTCGGACGGAACAACAGCTTCTAAGCGGTCCCAATGGGCCACTTCCGCTTTCCGGCGACGTTGGCGTTTTGTACCCGGGAAACTATTTGGGCATGGCCGGAAGCGAAGACGTGGACATTACCGACACTTATGGGGGCTGCGGCGGAGTCGTCAATGGCAACGGTATTTTTTATACCGACAAGGCTCACAAGTTTCGTGACATCCTAGACGGAACGACCCAGACCATTTTCTTCGGCGAACGGGCGATCCCCGATGACCTGGGGTGGGGTTGGCCGATTTGCGGTGGCAACGAGTGCGAACATTACGTGACCAGCAAACTTGGATTGTTCATGGGCAACCACGAACCGACCGAGTACTTCACGCACTTACAACATTACTGGTCTTGGCACGGTGAAGGTGTCCATATCGCAATGGCCGATGGCAGCATTCATTACATCACCTACAACATCGACTACGAGACCTACACCGCTCTTTCAACTCGCGACGAACAAGACAAAATTCGCAACGACTATTTGTCTCCTTAA
- a CDS encoding PQQ-dependent sugar dehydrogenase, producing the protein MWTSSKLVGTPDPPLPFRVERVFPHLQFNEPIAMRDMPTGDPTAPVERRIVLERKGRLVTFEPVDDPTASDLAIDLETALADPANEDIASARDFVLDPRFDENRFLYVTWTVLPHETEGGTRVSRLTMGTDSPPTIDPASRLDILTYPSGDHIGTSLRFGPDGMLYVTTGDGARPFPPDKFKTAQDVTDLRGAVLRVDVRNATKSSPYQIPPDNPFVDYRTSDGRVARGEIYAIGLRNGFRSAFDPATNEFWVADVGWDRCEMIHKIAKGGNHGWSLYEGPFEIDLQQPHGPGCNEDGKPIIAPIILQRDEVQSVTGGVFVPANASIAGKLANQPFQIDGDYLFGCYMNGGVWAADVSQPSAPVVRKLAATGLRIIDFETIKLSSTPEGKLDVIIIDINNGGIYRLVPNEQKAQRDPFPTQLSDTGLFIDCQSLEPAPGIFAYSPAATMYRDGAIGQRVIGIPSEDPIRPSYWFPGTKYPQGTVLANTLTRKVFNDQNEIVNRRVETQLLVFDGLNWAPYSYVWNDEQNDAELVPAGGTEITLSVPDNLLGDEQGPAKREMLHTVYSRNQCMICHHGYNPGGIGFTPQQLHEPRSVDHPEVVTHWNDLVDSGITTRLNINEDTWWVDPYDETLDLDARARSYLAVNCSACHQMGGRASSAVNLQRNVPIDEMNIIGADPAQGNFGITGACVVKPGHPEQSVLMYRVATHGPGQMPKIGSGQPDIAGAKLLWDWIAAMKQEPTVDQHDSPLMKAMLDWRNVIDQGPAVGQAMAASVVSSTTDPTIVGLFEPWIEVSQRATRVGPNPDVAALLSIEGDAKRGEYWFAKAASAQCRNCHQVREGAVSVGPSLGGIGSRRTRAELLDQILNPSNVIEPRWRSHLALTFDGEIVTGLKVDESDDAITLRRSDGRDQTIAADDIETIKLLDQSLMPSGMCEAMTPTEVADLLSYLQSL; encoded by the coding sequence GTGTGGACTTCGTCCAAGCTTGTCGGCACTCCGGATCCTCCGTTGCCGTTTCGCGTCGAGCGAGTGTTTCCTCACTTGCAGTTCAACGAACCGATCGCAATGCGCGACATGCCCACCGGCGATCCGACCGCGCCCGTTGAGCGACGAATCGTACTGGAACGCAAAGGCCGCCTTGTTACGTTCGAACCGGTCGATGACCCTACCGCCTCGGATTTGGCGATTGACCTTGAAACGGCACTGGCCGATCCCGCTAACGAGGACATCGCTTCGGCACGTGACTTTGTCCTCGATCCCCGTTTCGACGAAAATCGGTTTCTGTATGTGACGTGGACAGTGCTTCCGCATGAAACCGAAGGTGGCACCCGAGTGTCTCGGTTGACGATGGGCACCGATTCGCCACCCACCATCGACCCGGCTTCGCGGCTGGACATTTTGACCTACCCATCGGGCGATCACATTGGAACGTCGCTGAGGTTCGGTCCCGATGGCATGCTTTACGTGACCACCGGTGACGGCGCTCGTCCGTTCCCGCCCGATAAGTTCAAGACCGCTCAAGATGTCACGGACCTACGTGGCGCGGTTCTTCGCGTCGATGTTCGTAACGCTACGAAGTCGTCGCCTTATCAGATTCCGCCCGATAATCCCTTCGTGGATTATCGAACTAGCGATGGTCGCGTCGCTCGTGGTGAGATCTATGCGATTGGACTTCGCAATGGCTTTCGCAGTGCCTTCGACCCGGCAACCAATGAGTTCTGGGTTGCTGACGTCGGCTGGGATCGCTGCGAAATGATTCATAAGATCGCCAAGGGTGGCAATCACGGATGGAGCCTATACGAAGGACCGTTCGAGATTGACTTGCAACAACCACACGGTCCCGGATGCAACGAGGACGGGAAACCGATCATCGCGCCGATCATTCTGCAACGCGACGAGGTGCAATCGGTTACCGGTGGAGTATTCGTACCGGCCAACGCGTCCATCGCTGGCAAGCTCGCTAACCAGCCTTTTCAGATTGATGGCGACTATTTGTTCGGTTGCTATATGAACGGAGGCGTTTGGGCAGCCGATGTGAGTCAACCCAGCGCGCCAGTGGTCCGGAAACTTGCAGCAACGGGACTGCGGATCATTGACTTTGAAACCATAAAGCTTTCAAGCACTCCCGAAGGCAAACTCGATGTCATCATCATCGACATCAACAACGGAGGCATTTATCGACTTGTTCCGAATGAACAGAAGGCTCAGCGGGATCCTTTCCCAACCCAACTTAGCGATACGGGTTTGTTCATCGATTGCCAGTCGCTGGAACCGGCTCCCGGCATTTTCGCTTACTCACCCGCCGCCACCATGTATCGCGACGGTGCGATCGGCCAACGCGTGATCGGTATCCCCAGTGAAGATCCCATCCGACCGTCGTATTGGTTCCCGGGCACCAAGTATCCGCAGGGCACGGTTTTGGCAAATACGCTGACGCGAAAGGTATTCAATGATCAAAACGAGATCGTTAACCGGCGCGTCGAGACTCAATTGCTGGTCTTTGATGGCTTGAACTGGGCTCCTTATTCCTATGTTTGGAACGATGAACAGAACGACGCAGAGTTGGTTCCTGCGGGAGGCACCGAAATCACGCTGAGCGTTCCCGACAACTTGCTCGGTGATGAGCAGGGCCCCGCCAAGCGTGAGATGCTGCACACGGTTTACTCACGCAACCAATGCATGATTTGTCATCACGGCTACAACCCCGGCGGGATTGGCTTCACACCTCAACAATTGCACGAACCGCGAAGTGTTGATCACCCCGAAGTCGTTACGCACTGGAATGACTTGGTCGATTCGGGCATCACCACACGACTAAACATTAACGAAGATACCTGGTGGGTCGATCCGTACGACGAAACACTCGATTTAGACGCGCGAGCCCGGTCTTACTTGGCAGTCAACTGTAGTGCCTGTCATCAAATGGGCGGCCGAGCTTCATCAGCGGTGAATCTGCAACGCAACGTTCCGATTGATGAAATGAACATCATCGGCGCCGACCCCGCTCAAGGTAACTTTGGGATTACCGGCGCCTGCGTGGTTAAACCGGGTCATCCCGAGCAATCGGTGCTGATGTACCGCGTCGCCACGCACGGGCCTGGCCAAATGCCAAAGATAGGTTCTGGCCAACCCGACATCGCGGGCGCTAAGTTGTTGTGGGATTGGATCGCCGCGATGAAGCAGGAGCCCACGGTCGATCAGCATGACTCGCCGTTGATGAAGGCGATGTTGGATTGGCGAAACGTGATCGACCAAGGCCCCGCGGTGGGTCAAGCGATGGCTGCATCGGTAGTTTCGTCGACGACAGACCCGACGATCGTTGGTCTATTTGAACCCTGGATCGAAGTTTCGCAGCGAGCCACCCGGGTCGGTCCGAACCCAGACGTTGCAGCGTTATTGTCGATCGAAGGAGATGCCAAACGCGGGGAGTACTGGTTCGCCAAAGCAGCGTCCGCTCAGTGCCGAAATTGCCACCAAGTTCGCGAAGGCGCTGTCTCGGTTGGTCCGTCTCTTGGCGGGATTGGGTCGCGACGAACGCGTGCAGAACTACTTGATCAAATCTTGAATCCTTCCAATGTGATCGAACCGAGATGGCGTTCTCACCTTGCACTTACCTTCGATGGCGAAATCGTGACCGGATTGAAGGTTGATGAATCAGACGATGCGATCACACTACGGCGATCCGATGGCCGAGACCAAACGATCGCCGCGGATGATATCGAAACCATCAAGCTGCTTGATCAATCGTTGATGCCGTCGGGAATGTGCGAAGCGATGACGCCGACGGAAGTCGCCGACCTGTTGTCGTACCTTCAATCGTTATAA
- a CDS encoding acyltransferase family protein translates to MNSLRLHHDETPPAPTVAAGDQTLVGLDAVRALAAVAVVVLHACVPYLAHPMPGLVWSVTDSPSPVVDFVFWGIELVIMPLFLIISGLFAYRTYQRKGEWALVRNRFKRLLRPLLFALLVILPLDLYVWVFSWVCEGIVPPVKLKSLKFDGDVDRHLWGLGHLWFLHYLFSYIAVFAISVVASKRFKRFASCKSVSTERVVAALFIVAAITIYFRPEVIWGFQHAFMPVASKWIYNAMFFALGIVIARSEFGVDRLRNLHPRWVGVGGCVMVATVLLGIWSLEQNSFPTAATLSANDAQANDAHSADLGAPQFSSASLASSQFTSNQRASSGILAMATAASSMLGSVIILSLALRYVVRLSATMKYLAAASFWVYLVHHPVLGLIHLDLKWLLPNVLPSIKAVMATILATAVSLVSYEAFVRTTRLGEWLGMNAINRTPVEHLPVQDQDDSQHDVLPMPTRTGDPMPPARRAA, encoded by the coding sequence ATGAACTCTCTTCGACTTCATCACGACGAAACTCCGCCGGCACCAACCGTTGCCGCGGGCGATCAAACGCTGGTTGGACTCGACGCCGTTCGAGCTTTGGCTGCGGTCGCTGTTGTCGTGTTGCATGCTTGCGTGCCCTACCTCGCTCACCCGATGCCAGGTTTGGTTTGGTCCGTCACGGACTCACCCAGCCCTGTGGTCGACTTCGTGTTCTGGGGCATCGAGCTGGTCATCATGCCTTTGTTCCTGATCATCTCGGGATTGTTCGCATATCGAACGTATCAGCGCAAAGGTGAGTGGGCGTTGGTTCGCAATCGGTTCAAACGTTTGCTGCGTCCGTTGCTGTTTGCTTTGTTGGTGATCCTGCCGCTCGACTTGTACGTGTGGGTATTCAGTTGGGTATGCGAAGGCATTGTTCCCCCTGTCAAATTGAAGAGTCTTAAGTTCGATGGCGACGTCGACCGTCACTTGTGGGGACTCGGGCACCTGTGGTTCCTGCACTATTTGTTCTCTTACATCGCCGTGTTCGCAATATCGGTCGTCGCCTCAAAACGATTCAAGCGATTCGCATCGTGCAAGTCGGTTTCGACCGAGCGCGTGGTCGCAGCACTATTTATCGTTGCGGCAATCACGATCTACTTTCGTCCCGAAGTCATTTGGGGTTTTCAGCACGCGTTCATGCCAGTCGCAAGTAAATGGATTTACAACGCGATGTTCTTTGCCTTGGGGATCGTGATTGCACGCAGCGAATTTGGTGTCGACCGACTGCGAAACTTGCATCCTCGTTGGGTCGGTGTCGGCGGATGTGTGATGGTAGCGACGGTGCTATTGGGAATCTGGTCACTCGAACAAAATTCGTTCCCCACCGCAGCGACACTCAGCGCGAATGATGCCCAAGCGAATGATGCCCACTCGGCTGATCTGGGTGCTCCGCAATTTAGTTCCGCAAGTCTTGCATCGAGCCAGTTTACATCGAACCAGCGGGCGTCTTCGGGCATCCTTGCCATGGCGACTGCGGCGTCCTCGATGCTGGGCAGCGTGATTATCTTGTCGCTTGCACTAAGGTATGTGGTGCGATTGTCCGCGACGATGAAGTATTTAGCGGCGGCTTCGTTTTGGGTCTACCTTGTTCATCATCCTGTGTTAGGTCTGATTCACCTGGATTTGAAGTGGTTGCTGCCCAACGTCCTTCCGTCGATCAAGGCGGTCATGGCAACGATCTTGGCCACAGCCGTTTCACTGGTCAGCTATGAAGCATTCGTTCGCACGACACGGTTGGGCGAGTGGTTGGGAATGAACGCCATTAATCGCACTCCTGTGGAACATCTTCCTGTGCAAGATCAAGACGATTCGCAGCACGATGTGTTACCGATGCCAACGCGAACGGGCGATCCAATGCCGCCGGCACGACGAGCAGCCTAA
- a CDS encoding DUF4261 domain-containing protein — protein MAKGLFTQGMCVLLRQSLSVERLQELLSSFEFLGTHDSLEDLDSPQTLVYSFRPEVGGHLLITPSNAVWPDDMGDPDESPERFVAWSLGQYGPLAYPGCLKRSGEQSWGWEDGGERFQEHTSHVRILISYVLGAEGPDDDDEDLPLVPDDYDPVEELEFATRAVTAILEADEAICYFNPGGEVLRDSDGLRRGLNYAWNNELPPLDMWTNVRLFRAEDDWSLMDTVGNGQFDLPDLEAIYFADSFEPSDVESFLRSASLYMLSNEDEVEDGDTADGPGDVTWLAMECYDALSDPPRETIRWVPQDGQTPPPELLERGESIDFDDEDDDDDDEDDLLSFDDNDDDDELDEELEF, from the coding sequence ATGGCCAAAGGACTGTTTACTCAGGGCATGTGTGTCCTGTTGCGTCAGTCGCTGTCGGTGGAGCGTCTTCAAGAGTTGCTCAGTAGCTTCGAGTTCCTGGGCACTCACGATTCACTCGAAGATCTCGATTCGCCGCAAACGCTCGTCTATTCGTTTCGGCCTGAAGTCGGCGGGCATCTGTTGATCACGCCGTCCAATGCGGTCTGGCCTGACGACATGGGCGACCCCGACGAATCACCCGAGCGGTTTGTCGCTTGGTCGCTGGGACAGTATGGTCCGCTGGCCTATCCGGGTTGCTTGAAGCGATCCGGCGAACAATCTTGGGGCTGGGAAGACGGCGGCGAGCGTTTTCAAGAACACACATCGCACGTGCGAATCTTGATCAGCTACGTGCTCGGTGCCGAGGGTCCCGATGATGACGACGAAGATTTACCGTTGGTGCCCGACGATTACGATCCCGTCGAAGAGCTTGAATTCGCGACCCGCGCTGTCACGGCGATCCTAGAAGCTGACGAAGCCATTTGTTATTTCAATCCCGGTGGCGAAGTGTTGCGGGATAGTGACGGACTGCGTCGCGGGCTCAATTACGCTTGGAACAACGAATTGCCGCCTTTGGACATGTGGACCAACGTGCGTTTGTTTCGCGCCGAAGATGATTGGTCGCTAATGGACACCGTGGGCAACGGGCAATTCGACTTGCCTGACTTGGAAGCGATCTACTTTGCGGATTCGTTTGAACCTAGTGACGTCGAGAGCTTCCTTCGCAGTGCTTCGCTGTACATGTTGTCCAATGAAGACGAAGTCGAAGATGGTGATACGGCCGACGGGCCCGGCGATGTCACATGGCTAGCGATGGAATGTTACGATGCGTTGTCGGATCCACCGCGAGAAACCATTCGCTGGGTTCCTCAGGACGGGCAAACGCCGCCGCCCGAGTTGCTCGAGCGTGGTGAGTCGATTGACTTTGATGACGAAGATGATGACGACGACGACGAAGATGATCTCCTTAGCTTCGATGACAACGACGATGACGATGAACTTGATGAGGAACTTGAGTTCTGA